CGCGGCGGCCGGCCATGGCTCTCGGGAGCCGCTGCTCGAGCGACGTGCGGCCGCGCCCTCCTCCCAGCAGCCGTCGTGCCTGGTACGCGGGCTTTCCCGTGGCTCAGCGGCGCCTGGGGGTTACGAAGGGGGGACTGACGTGGAGGAGCATTTTCTGTTCCCGGAGTACGTCTCGGAGCCGGAGCCTGCACCGACCGTCGAAGAGCAGCTGCGGGAACTGCAGCAgcggcaggaggaggaggaggagcggcgGAAGCGGCGGCGGCCGCAGAAGGGACCTGCCGGGAGTCGGGGCCACCCGGTCGTGGGACACCCGGACCCGACGGTGCCGCCCAGCGGCCTGAGCTGCTCGGGCTGCGGAGCGGAGCTGCACTGCCGGGACCCGGGCGTGCCCGGCTACCTGCCCAGCGAGAAGTTCCTCAGCGCGGCGGCGGAGACCGACGGCGGGCTGGCGCGAGCCGTGTGCCAGCGCTGCTGGCTGCTGGTGCACCACCGGCGCGCCCTGCGCGTGCAGATGAGCCGCGAGCAGTACCTGGAGCTGGTGAGCGCCGCGCTGCGGCGGCCCGGGCCCGCCCTGGTGCTCTACATGGTGGACCTGCTCGACCTGCCCGACGCCCTGCTGCCCGACCTGCCCGCGCTGGTGGGCCCCAGGCAGCTGATCGTGCTGGGGAACAAGGTGGACCTGCTGCCCCAGGACGCGCCCGGCCACCTGCAGCGGCTCCGCGAGCGACTGTGGGACGACTGTACCCGCGCAGGGCTGCTGCGGCCCCCTGGCCGCCGGGGGCCACAGCACGCCGGCGAGGACGGGCAGCGAGACCGGGAGGAGAATTCGGATTCTGCCGCCAGGGCCCGCCCGGTGCTCAGGGACGTGCGGCTCATCAGCGCCAAGACTGGCTATGGAGTGGAAGAACTGATCTCCGCGCTCCAGCGCTCCTGGCGTTACCGCGGCGACGTGTACCTCGTGGGCGCCACGAACGCTGGCAAGTCCACTCTCTTCAACACGCTCCTAGGGTCCGATTACTGCATCGCCAAGGGCGCTGAGGCTATCGACAGAGCCACCATCTCCCCTTGGCCTGGTGAGCCCTCGGGAGGCCTGCCTCCTCTCTTTTCTGAGACGCTGGAAAGGCTGGTTGCGGCCCAGGCATCTAGTCCATCCTGCCTTAATGCCCACGTGGGGCGCAGTCTGGAGCCTTCCATTTAAAAGTTCCctcccaaaaattaaaaaaaataaaaaaataaaaaaaataaaagttccctcccgggcatccctggtggctcagcggtttactgctgCCTTTAaccccgggatgtgatcctggagacccgggatcgagtcccacgtcgggctcctgcatggagcctgcttttcccctctgcctgtctctctctctctctctctctctgcatttcatgaataaataaataaaatctttaaaaaataataaaatgaaagttccctcctgggcagtccgggtggctcagcggtttagcacctgccttcagcccagggcctgatcctggagtcctgggatcaagtcccacatcgggctcctgcatggagcctgcttctccctctgcctgtgtctctgcctctctctgtctctgtctctcatgcataaataaataaaatctttaaaaaataataaaacataaaacttccCTCCCTACTATGGTCACACCTGTCTTTTGTGTCAGCCTAGTGCTTGGAAAGTTAGTATATGTTAGACTCATTTTCTCATGGgaatatttatggagcacttcTGTGTTCCAGTCACTGTTCTTTAGGCACTGTGGATGAACCAGAGAGCAGAGCTCGAGTTCCTCTCTCTTGGAAGTTTCCCTGGTAGCTTGACCTTGTATGTTTCTCTGGaaagtctctttttcttttcttcttttcaacttTCTAAACTTCCACCCTCTCTTGTTAAGTTTATTCATAAGATCAAATCCGAATACTATACGcatttaatatttgaataattcaCTAATTGTCATTTGGTGTGtggctttgagaaaaaaaatgtcaactgtGCGGTTTTAAGAAACTTCGGTAATTGCAAAATGGGTCTTTCTGTGACCCTGTTGGTATTTAACTGTTGGCAAAACTCTTGTTCCTTTGAAACCAGTGCTTAACTTTAATAAGCTGTTCTTCTCTGTCCAGAACTTTGTTTGAATTATACACAGAAGTGCTTTTATACTGGATGGTAGTAcagtgaaaatggaaagaaagcaggTCTGCAGATttgggattcaaatccaagttGAGCCTTTGATCCAGTCTCTGagcctatttcctcatctgtaaaatgagaatgatctTGTAGAGGGTTGTCTTGAAGGTTAAGTGAAGTAAATAGCAGTACCTGAGACAATGTAGCCCCTCAAAAATGTTAGTTTTCCTCCCCTTATTTCCTCTTGTAAAATGTttataagaacatttttattttttggtatttcaGGTACTACATTAAACCTTCTGAAGTTTCCTATTTGCAACCCAACACCTTACAGGATGTTTGAAAGACAAAAAAGGCTTAAGAAAGATGCAGCTGAAGCTGAAGAAAATCTTAGTCCACAAGAACAAAATCAGCTTAAGCTGTTGAAAAGGCGTGGTTATGTAGTAGGTAAGTATCTTCTATAGGAAAACTCTTGTTGGGCCTatgctaacatttttttgttgagCAACCTGAAATACAGCTGTCTGGGACTAGCCAGTTTTTGTGGGGAGAGACTACCCCTCTTATTCTAGAACAAAGAGGCCCTTTAGAGGCAAGGCTACTGTTTGAAATCCCAGAGTTCATTgtgctgagaaaactgaaacagTAGATTCTTGGAGAAATCAAGGAGAGGAAACCTGCAACAACTACCCACGTAGCCAATTGCCAGCAGTCGAAGCATTTTCACTGAGAAACAGCACACTCTGTGCAAACCAGCACAGGTTGCTGACTCCACAACACAGCTTTAAATTACCTCGTCTCTCTTTCCTTAGTATCTTTTTTCAACCTTCCTTCACTGAAAACAGTTTGATTTCCAGAactttcccccacccacccaacccCCTGCCCAATGTACACAGCTAGCCACAGATTTGACCGTTGCGAGAGTCTGACTCCCActgcctttgaaaaaaaaaggcaaaggtaTCGTTGGAGTCTTGCTTCCAAGCACCATAGTTAGTCTAAGTAACTTGTTTTTGAGGCAAGTAAAGAGAATAAGAATTATCTGTCTGGAGTCAAAAGCTTCAAAAGAATGACTAATAGCTTAAATATAACTTATTCTAGGAAGAGTTGGAAGGACATTCTTGTATTCAGAAGAACGGAAAGATGAAGTTGCCTTTGAGTTTGATGCTGATTCACTTGCCTTTGACATGGGAAATGACCCTGCTATGGTTGCAGATAAATCCACCAAACGAGTAGAATTAACTCCACAAGATATAAAAGATGCCCACTGGTTTCATGACACCCCtggaattacaaaagaaaattgtGTATGTATTTGATGTCTTTtggaaataataactttttttttccaagattatttattagagcacaagagggaggggcagagggaaagggaaaagcagactccccgttgagcaggaagcctgatgcgggactctgtcccaggaccctgagatcatgacctgaaccaaaggcagacatttgactgactgagccacccaggcaccccagaaatatTAACTTTCAGTTGCACAAGTACTGTCTTAATTGGCAGAACACAGGAAAGGAGTATCCTTTCACTTTAGGCTCAGTTCTGATTCATTCATAGAAGCAGTTCAGGGTGATCTGTGTGCCATCAAGATCAGTATTCCATTTTGTAGGCTTTACTGCTCACAACCTCTTTGTGTTATTGTGGTTGTTACCTTAGTTAGGGAGACATTTATGAAATCCTAGATTTTGAGGTtggaataaaacataaatatcacTGCAGTCCCGCCGCATGTTCTGTGCTTGAATTCCCTCTAAACATAGCCATTTGTCTTGAACTGAAATAAGGAGTGACTTAACCATCAGCTAAAGCAGTGTCACCTGATCTCCCATGGTAACCCATTTGGCCTTTGACCTGCCTTTTGTGTTGAGCTGAACAGTCTCCCTGTAACTTGTACCCATTGTTCCTGAAATGGTCCTGCATGGAATGAAcagaatgcctgttttccttcctaGACTTTGAACTACTTTAAAGGGTAATGTCCTATATCTTCTCACTCTTCTCTTTCATTAGTTCATCCTACAAACATTGAACATTTACAGTGCTGACATAATCCagattatttctctttgtttcttgcGGCTGTTCTGAGAGATAGGCTTTTCATCAATTCAGGCctcttttcagaatattttctaatttgctttTGTCCTTAAAATATGACACTAAGAACTAAATGTCTTGTATAAGTATCCTCAGATGAGCACAACTTGGAATAGGATTAACTCCACCTGTCTTGCCCTTATACATCTTACTCTAGTTGCAGGATCTCCTGGGcaactttgttttatttcattaaattaagCCCATGTCCTATACACTTATTAAATCTCAcaactttttattcatttgcaaTTTTGATTATCATCCAAGTCATAGGTTGACTGAAGAATGCATCCAGGATACAGCCTTACAACAGATCCATTAATCAGTTTCCTTTGAATCTGGTCACTGATACAAGTTCCTGGTTTGCCTAATTATGCCTGTTTATGCCTAGGAAAAGTGGTGTCTtagcttcttttccttctttgtgttaACTGAATCACTTAGTTTCATTCTCAAAATTATGCTCTACTTATAGTGTCCCATATCATAGAATCATATGGAGCTTTCACCTTTTTTGTGGTCCAAAATATAATGGCTTGTGTCAACTTTCTCTTCCTTAGCAATCCATAACTTCAGAGTAATTGGACTGCTTTCTAATAATGTTCCAGCACTTGAACTTCaccattcattgatttattcttcCCTTTTAGACTCAAGTCAAGGATAGCAGGTACTTTAGTCATATGTACCTTCTTGTCAAATAGTCAGAAAAGCAAGAATTTGCTAAATATTGTAGCCAGCAAAATGAGACCCTCAAGTCATTAGATCTAAAAGGTCTCTGGCATTTTGTTTCTGTCGGTTTATTGATAAGTTTATTGGATGCCTTAAACCAGTGTTTTCCCAAACTAAATCAAAGAACTCtgctgagaaataaaaatattaaggtctctgctaaaaagaattaaaaggcttCTACTGCaggtggcttttatttattttattttttaagattttacttatttgataggGAGAGCACAcaagaaggggagaagcaggctccccccagagcagggagcctgatgtggggctgtatcccaggaccctgggatcatgacctgaatggaaggcagatgcttaactaactgagccacccaggtgctcctgtaggTGGCTTTTAATAGGctttttttaatacaaatgcTGAGGGAAAGTACTTGCAGGCTCCTTGTTATGTATTTGCTTGTGAGGCTCTCTAGGTTTCATGTgttctttatttacttatctttctttttttgttgtttttaggattttatttatttatttgagaaagtgaggaGAGTagggggcagagtggggagggagagagaaagaatctcaagcagagggcagcccgggtggctcagcagtttagctccaccttcagcccagagcctgatcctggagaccggggatcgaatcccacgtcaggctccctgcatggagtctgcttctccctctgcctgtgtctctgcgtctctctgtctctctctcatgaataaataaataaaatctttaaaaaaagaagaatctcaggcagactcagTGCCTATCacagggcccaatgtggggcttgatctgatgaccctaagatcatgcatgacctgagctgaaaccaagagtcagatgtttaaccaactgagccacccaggcgcccctccttattatttttcttaatccaGTTCACAGGTTTTTTTTATCCACTTTTTTACTGActctaatatttctttaaaaaaaaattttttttatgtaatctctacacccagtgtggggctcagactcagaaccctgagatcgagtcacatgctttaccaactgagccagccaaatgtccccataatatttctttttaaatcagattttgaGTCCCTGAATTCTATCAGAATCTTGTGCTTCCTGGCTTTCCATTctattttctctagtttcttgGAACTCTTCATCCTTAGAAGCCAGAGAATTCatgactttctcattttttgctgACACTTCAGggcaaataagaaaactgaagaccAGAATGTGGAAAAGCGTTCTTCAGAGCTCTCTAACTGCTCCTAGAATGAGGTTTTTTTGCATTTAATGCATGCATACTTGCCACTGGGATAGAAGGTGGTATACTGCCTTACTTTTGGCTGATAACTACTGGTCCCTAGAAGCCTTGATGGAGAGAACATAGTGCTGTTTTGGGAATGACTCAAAGGTGTTTTCGGTTCACACCAGTTTTGACATTTGAGGGATACTGCTGACATACAAAGTCTCATACTCCCATGTAAGTTGTTTTGCCGGTTACTCAGTATTACATTGTGAAACGAGCTATCCGTAAATTGATTTAAACAATATAGCAATTTTATGTGCAACAAATTCTGACATACTTTGGTTTATCACTTTTTTACCTTAGAGGATAAATCACAATATATCTTCAATAAATTCTCTAAATAATAATTCTCTAAAACATCTGCCCTCTGCTTTACAGATTTTAAACCTTCtaacagaaaaagaagtaaatattgtTTTGCCAACATGTTCCATTGTTCCAAGAACTTTTGTGCTTAAACCAGGAATGGTTCTATTTTTGGGTGCCATAGGCCGCATAGATTTTCTGCAGGTAAGGAAAGTCTGTACTGTTAAAAAAATGATGTAGGATTACTTTAAGGATACAGGTATATGAACGAGATTGGCAAAATGTTGATAACTAGATCATGACTGTGTAGGAAGTTGATTATACTTTTTTGTTTGCAAATGTCCATaataaaaacttggggaaaagaaatgggaggaaaaacaAGTAGTGGGTCTCAAAAACTAGATCTTCATTAGGT
The Vulpes vulpes isolate BD-2025 chromosome 2, VulVul3, whole genome shotgun sequence genome window above contains:
- the NOA1 gene encoding nitric oxide-associated protein 1 isoform X1 — translated: MLPARLARRLLRPFLRGSAPAAAGHGSREPLLERRAAAPSSQQPSCLVRGLSRGSAAPGGYEGGTDVEEHFLFPEYVSEPEPAPTVEEQLRELQQRQEEEEERRKRRRPQKGPAGSRGHPVVGHPDPTVPPSGLSCSGCGAELHCRDPGVPGYLPSEKFLSAAAETDGGLARAVCQRCWLLVHHRRALRVQMSREQYLELVSAALRRPGPALVLYMVDLLDLPDALLPDLPALVGPRQLIVLGNKVDLLPQDAPGHLQRLRERLWDDCTRAGLLRPPGRRGPQHAGEDGQRDREENSDSAARARPVLRDVRLISAKTGYGVEELISALQRSWRYRGDVYLVGATNAGKSTLFNTLLGSDYCIAKGAEAIDRATISPWPGTTLNLLKFPICNPTPYRMFERQKRLKKDAAEAEENLSPQEQNQLKLLKRRGYVVGRVGRTFLYSEERKDEVAFEFDADSLAFDMGNDPAMVADKSTKRVELTPQDIKDAHWFHDTPGITKENCILNLLTEKEVNIVLPTCSIVPRTFVLKPGMVLFLGAIGRIDFLQGNQSAWFTVVASNLLPVHITSLDRADTVYQKHAGHTLLKVPMGGEERMAGFPPLVGEDITLKEGLGESKAVADIKFSSAGWVAVTPQFKDRLHLRGYTPQGTVLTVRPPLLPHIVNIKGERLKRSVAYKTKKPPSLVYNLQKKKQMKLTLFTEY
- the NOA1 gene encoding nitric oxide-associated protein 1 isoform X3, coding for MLPARLARRLLRPFLRGSAPAAAGHGSREPLLERRAAAPSSQQPSCLVRGLSRGSAAPGGYEGGTDVEEHFLFPEYVSEPEPAPTVEEQLRELQQRQEEEEERRKRRRPQKGPAGSRGHPVVGHPDPTVPPSGLSCSGCGAELHCRDPGVPGYLPSEKFLSAAAETDGGLARAVCQRCWLLVHHRRALRVQMSREQYLELVSAALRRPGPALVLYMVDLLDLPDALLPDLPALVGPRQLIVLGNKVDLLPQDAPGHLQRLRERLWDDCTRAGLLRPPGRRGPQHAGEDGQRDREENSDSAARARPVLRDVRLISAKTGYGVEELISALQRSWRYRGDVYLVGATNAGKSTLFNTLLGSDYCIAKGAEAIDRATISPWPGTTLNLLKFPICNPTPYRMFERQKRLKKDAAEAEENLSPQEQNQLKLLKRRGYVVGRVGRTFLYSEERKDEVAFEFDADSLAFDMGNDPAMVADKSTKRVELTPQDIKDAHWFHDTPGITKENCILNLLTEKEVNIVLPTCSIVPRTFVLKPGMVLFLGAIGRIDFLQYLQNCSVFPKRGEKREMKHGCVQQQ
- the NOA1 gene encoding nitric oxide-associated protein 1 isoform X2, giving the protein MLPARLARRLLRPFLRGSAPAAAGHGSREPLLERRAAAPSSQQPSCLVRGLSRGSAAPGGYEGGTDVEEHFLFPEYVSEPEPAPTVEEQLRELQQRQEEEEERRKRRRPQKGPAGSRGHPVVGHPDPTVPPSGLSCSGCGAELHCRDPGVPGYLPSEKFLSAAAETDGGLARAVCQRCWLLVHHRRALRVQMSREQYLELVSAALRRPGPALVLYMVDLLDLPDALLPDLPALVGPRQLIVLGNKVDLLPQDAPGHLQRLRERLWDDCTRAGLLRPPGRRGPQHAGEDGQRDREENSDSAARARPVLRDVRLISAKTGYGVEELISALQRSWRYRGDVYLVGATNAGTTLNLLKFPICNPTPYRMFERQKRLKKDAAEAEENLSPQEQNQLKLLKRRGYVVGRVGRTFLYSEERKDEVAFEFDADSLAFDMGNDPAMVADKSTKRVELTPQDIKDAHWFHDTPGITKENCILNLLTEKEVNIVLPTCSIVPRTFVLKPGMVLFLGAIGRIDFLQGNQSAWFTVVASNLLPVHITSLDRADTVYQKHAGHTLLKVPMGGEERMAGFPPLVGEDITLKEGLGESKAVADIKFSSAGWVAVTPQFKDRLHLRGYTPQGTVLTVRPPLLPHIVNIKGERLKRSVAYKTKKPPSLVYNLQKKKQMKLTLFTEY